In the Emys orbicularis isolate rEmyOrb1 chromosome 3, rEmyOrb1.hap1, whole genome shotgun sequence genome, one interval contains:
- the PROX1 gene encoding prospero homeobox protein 1, producing the protein MPDHDSTALLSRQTKRRRVDIGVKRTVGTASAFFAKARATFFSAMNPQGSEQDVEYSVVQHADGEKSNVLRKLLKRANSYEDAMMPFPGATIISQLLKNNMNKNGGTEPSFQASGLSSTGSEVHQEDVCSNSSRDSPQECLSPFGRPAMSQFDMDRLCDEHLRAKRARVENIIRGMSHSPSVALRGNENEREMAPQSVSPRESYRENKRKQKLPQQQQQSFQQLVSARKEQKREERRQLKQQLEDMQKQLRQLQEKFYQIYDSTDSENDEDGNLSEDSMRSEIMDARARDSVGRSDNEMCELDPGQFIDRARALIREQEIAENKPKREGPKEKEHRPNAFHPEGKHLAETLKQELNTAMSQVVDTVVKVFSSKPSRQLPQVFPPLQIPQARFAVNGENHNFHTTNQRLQCFGDVIIPNPLDTFSNVQMPNSTDQTEALPLVVRKNSSDQSASAPPPGGHHASLHQSPLSATTGFTTSSFRHPFPLPLMAYPFQNPLGAPSASFPGKDRASPESLDLTRETTSLRTKMSSHHMNHHPCSPAHPPSTAEGLSLSLIKSECGDLQDMSEISPYSGSAMQEGLSPNHLKKAKLMFFYTRYPSSNMLKTYFSDVKFNRCITSQLIKWFSNFREFYYIQMEKYARQAINDGVTSTEELSITRDCELYRALNMHYNKANDFEVPERFLEVAQITLREFFNAIIAGKDVDPSWKKAIYKVICKLDSEVPEIFKSPNCLQELLHE; encoded by the exons ATGCCTGACCATGACAGCACAGCCCTCTTAAGCAGGCAAACCAAGAGAAGAAGAGTTGATATTGGAGTGAAAAGGACGGTAGGGACAGCATCTGCATTTTTTGCAAAGGCAAGAGCAACATTTTTTAGTGCCATGAATCCCCAAGGTTCAGAGCAGGATGTTGAGTATTCAGTGGTGCAGCATGCAGATGGGGAAAAGTCAAATGTACTCCGCAAGCTGCTGAAGAGGGCGAACTCATATGAAGATGCCATGATGCCTTTTCCAGGAGCAACCATAATTTCCCAGCTGTTGAAAAATAACATGAACAAAAATGGTGGCACAGAGCCCAGTTTCCAAGCCAGCGGTCTCTCTAGTACAGGCTCAGAAGTACATCAGGAGGATGTATGCAGCAACTCTTCAAGAGACAGCCCCCAAGAGTGTCTTTCCCCTTTTGGCAGGCCTGCTATGAGCCAGTTTGATATGGATCGGTTATGTGATGAGCACCTGAGAGCTAAGCGCGCCCGGGTTGAGAATATAATTCGGGGTATGAGCCATTCCCCAAGTGTGGCATTAAGGGGCAATGAAAATGAAAGAGAGATGGCTCCACAGTCTGTAAGTCCCCGAGAAAGCTACAGAGAAAACAAACGCAAGCAAAAGCTGCCTCAACAGCAGCAACAGAGTTTCCAGCAGCTGGTTTCAGCTCGAAAAGAACAGAAGCGAGAGGAGCGCAGACAGCTGAAACAGCAGCTGGAGGACATGCAGAAACAGCTGCGCCAGCTGCAGGAAAAGTTCTACCAAATCTATGACAGCACTGATTCCGAAAATGATGAAGATGGTAACCTGTCTGAAGACAGCATGCGTTCAGAAATCATGGATGCTAGAGCAAGGGATTCTGTTGGCAGGTCAGATAATGAAATGTGTGAGTTAGACCCAGGGCAGTTCATTGATCGTGCTAGAGCCCTGATCAGGGAACAAGAAATAGCCGAAAATAAGCCTAAAAGAGAAGGTCCTAAGGAAAAAGAACACAGGCCAAACGCTTTCCATCCAGAAGGCAAACATTTGGCTGAGACCTTGAAACAGGAACTGAACACTGCCATGTCACAAGTTGTGGACACAGTGGTTAAAGTTTTCTCATCCAAGCCCTCCCGCCAGCTTCCTCAGGTCTTTCCACCTCTTCAAATCCCTCAAGCAAGATTTGCAGTTAATGGGGAAAACCACAACTTCCATACCACAAACCAGCGCCTGCAGTGCTTCGGTGATGTCATCATTCCAAACCCACTAGATACATTCAGCAATGTGCAGATGCCTAATTCGACAGACCAAACAGAAGCACTGCCCCTTGTAGTTCGCAAAAACTCATCTGACCAATCTGCATCAGCCCCACCGCCTGGTGGCCATCACGCTTCTCTGCATCAATCTCCACTCTCAGCTACCACGGGCTTCACCACATCTTCTTTCCGCCATCCCTTTCCGCTTCCCCTCATGGCATACCCATTTCAGAATCCCTTAGGTGCTCCATCTGCCTCCTTTCCAGGGAAAGATAGAGCCTCCCCAGAATCCTTAGACTTAACTAGGGAGACCACGAGTCTGAGGACCAAGATGTCGTCGCACCATATGAATCACCATCCTTGTTCACCAGCACACCCTCCCAGCACAGCTGAAGGTCTCTCTTTGTCTCTCATAAAGTCTGAGTGTGGTGACCTACAAGATATGTCTGAAATCTCACCTTACTCGGGAAGTGCA ATGCAGGAAGGTCTGTCACCCAATCACTTGAAAAAGGCCAAGCTCATGTTCTTTTACACCCGGTACCCAAGTTCCAATATGCTGAAAACCTACTTCTCAGATGTAAAg TTCAACAGATGCATTACCTCTCAGCTCATCAAGTGGTTTAGCAATTTCCGTGAGTTTTACTACATTCAGATGGAGAAGTATGCGCGTCAGGCCATCAATGATGGGGTCACAAGTACTGAAGAACTGTCTATAACCAGAGACTGCGAGCTATACAGGGCTCTGAACATGCACTACAATAAAGCAAATGACTTTGAG